From Quercus lobata isolate SW786 chromosome 1, ValleyOak3.0 Primary Assembly, whole genome shotgun sequence, one genomic window encodes:
- the LOC115994138 gene encoding uncharacterized protein LOC115994138, with translation MGRISLGLSAFIRIFPTRKHLPKQETKSSFSLPTTFLCACLPSVLFLLRTQNGKVFVQDLRVVHAKDLNFVLRSEIYVHWDGQLRASHLILGVEPVYSTWQPFKQALIVDSPLLSYIDVRYVNFLPPSLTTGEAREFGRRVTRADELAPLRDESAEKASRRIRELAHEAVQQGQAQEQPIPENPAAVNQQQVIEAAALLARAARPKGKMVSRKVLSVERFVPSARQSNQPPNPEGRGQVPQPSPPPQAGRARKKQKVTDQPSTCPSEVAAQTPPRPTGGIVIREPPTEAGTGGASSSQVAPAWEPKILLDGKPLPSTACIRMWDKGEGGRIAQSLAEALQLPEDVHAFEDGSEESVGRRLEWHAIAAAQMAHIVAARARELAEESEREKEAREAAVKTAKEKLKAAESAEKKAAVAEKNRSLAEKRCAELLTQQNETELKLAQAISLNTSNAEEIADLRAGLAAAEQKWYDVGFADAENSVEPVVARARNMGFEAGWFAALQAMGVPEDSHLRDPGQIPFPSPAPAAQGTPVAIDEEETASMRELVEQIDAHAEPEEMEVTSIPTVQELLGDAPPFSLAGQQEVIPPNQPPR, from the exons ATGGGAAGAATCTCGCTCGGATTAAGTGCGTTTATAAGGATCTTCCCCACAAGGAAACATCTTCCTAAGCAAGAAACGAAG AGCTCTTTTTCTCTGCCGACCACATTTCTGTGCGCTTGCTTAcccagtgttcttttcctccttagaacccaaa acggcaaagtgtttgtgcaGGACCTCAGAGTCGTCCACGCCAAAGACTTAAACTTCGTCCTCCGCTctgagatatacgtgcattgggacgggCAACTCCGGGCTTCGCATTTGATCCTCGGTGTGGAGCCGGTTTATTCTACTTGGCAGCCGTTCAAGCAGGCCCTGatagttgacagccccctgctGTCGTATATAGACGTTCGGTACGTGAACTTTTTACCGCCGAGTCTTACAACCGGGGAAGCGAGGGAATTTGGCCGGCGGGTTACTCGCGCAGACGAGCTAGCCCCTTTGAGAGACGAATCCGCGGAAAAAGCATCCCGGCGTATCAGGGAGTTAGCCCACGAAGCCGTGCAGCAAGGCCAAGCGCAAGAGCAGCCAATCCCCGAGAATCCGGCCGCCGTGAACCAACAACAAGTGATAGAAGCGGCCGCCCTTTTAGCTAGAGCTGCCCGGCCTAAGGGAAAGATGGTATCTAGAAAAGTGCTGTCGGTAGAACGGTTTGTGCCCAGTGCCCGACAATCCAATCAGCCCCCTAATCCAGAGGGCCGGGGTCAAGTGCCGCAGCCTTCACCCCCACCGCAGGCCGGACGTGCCCGGAAGAAGCAAAAGGTCACCGATCAACCTTCCACTTGCCCGAGCGAGGTCGCTGCCCAGACTCCTCCCCGTCCAACAGGTGGTATTGTTATCCGTGAGCCGCCGACTGAAGCCGGCACGGGGGGcgcgtcctcctcccaagtggctCCTGCGTGGGAGCCGAAGATCCTTCTGGACGGCAAACCATTGCCGTCAACCGCCTGCATTCGGATGTGGGATAAAGGGGagggcggccgtattgcccaatCTTTGGCCGAAGCTCTCCAACTTCCCGAGGATGTGCATGCTTTCGAGGATGGATCCGAGGAGTCCGTagggcgccggttagagtggcacgccattgcg GCTGCTCAAATGGCCCACATTGTGGCTGCTCGGGCACGGGAGCTTGCTGAGGAGAGCGAGCGCGAGAAGGAGGCGCGCGAGGCGGCGGTGAAAACGGCTAAGGAAAAACTGAAGGCCGCCGAGTCTGCTGAGAAAAAGGCTGCAGTTGCCGAGAAGAACCGGTCCCTGGCCGAGAAAAGGTGTGCGGAGCTCCTAACCcagcagaatgagacggagCTTAAGCTAGCCCAAGCCATCAGCCTTAACACCTCCAATGCCGAGGAGATAGCTGACCTTAGGGCAGGCTTGGCAGCCGCGGAGCAGAAATGGTATGATGTCGGCTTTGCTGATGCCGAAAACTCTGTAGAGCCGGTGGTCGCTCGGGCTAGGAATATGGgctttgaggccgggtggtttgccgcCCTTCAGGCAATGGGTGTTCCTGAGGATTCGcatctgagagaccccggccaaatcCCATTCCCGAGCCCCGCCCCTGCTGCTCAGGGTACCCCGGTGGCGATTGACGAGGAAGAGACAgccagtatgagggagctggttgagCAAATCGACGCTCACGCCGAGCCTGAGGAAATGGAAGTCACCAGtatcccgactgtgcaggagcttctcggtGACGCCCCGCCTTTTTCTTTGGCCGGCCAGCAGGAAGTGATACCGCCGAACCAACCTCCCCGCtaa